CGTCGAGGTCGGCGAGGACCTCTTCGGAGACGTTCGGGATGTCCCGGGTGATCTCCTCGGGGCCGAGCTTGGTGTCACGGGCGTCGACCTCGTGCTCCTCGATGTGGATCGAGGAGAGGACGTCGTCCTGTACGAGGCGCTGCGACAGGATGATCGCGTCCTCGTAGTTGTGACCCTCCCACGGCATGAACGCCACGAGCAGGTTCTTGCCGAGCGCCATCTCGCCGTCCTCGGTCGCGGGACCGTCGGCCAGGACCTGGCCTTCGATCACGCGGGCGCCCTCGTCCACGACAACCTTCTGGTTGACGGAGGTGCCCTGGTTCGACCGGGAGAACTTGTGCAGGCGGTACGTGGTGTACGTGCCGTCGTCGTTGGCGGTGGTGATGTAGTCCGCGGAGACCTCCTGGACCACACCGTCCTTCTCCGACTTCAGGACGTCACCGGCGTCGACCGCGCAGCGGTACTCCATGCCGGTGCCGACCAGCGGCGCCTCGGACTTGATGAGCGGAACGGCCTGACGCATCATGTTCGCGCCCATGAGGGCACGGTTGGCGTCGTCGTGCTCCAGGAACGGGATCATGGCGGTCGCGACCGACACCATCTGGCGCGGGGAGACGTCCATGTAGTCGACGTCGTCACCGGGGACGTAGTCGACCTCTCCGCCACGACGGCGGACCAGGACGCGGGACTCCTCGAAGCGGAACTCGTCCGACAGCGGCGCGTTGGCCTGCGCGATGACGAATCGGTCCTCTTCGTCGGCCGTCAGGTAGTCGACCTCGTCGGTGACGACGCCACCGGTGACCTTGCGGTACGGGGTCTCGACGAAACCGAACGCGTTGACCCGGCCGTAGGAGGCGAGCGAGCCGATCAGGCCGATGTTCGGGCCTTCGGGGGTCTCGATCGGGCACATGCGGCCGTAGTGCGACGGGTGCACGTCACGGACCTCGAAGCCGGCCCGCTCACGGGAGAGACCACCCGGGCCAAGAGCCGAAAGGCGGCGCTTGTGGGTGAGACCCGACAGCGGGTTGTTCTGGTCCATGAACTGCGACAGCTGGCTGGTGCCGAAGAACTCCTTGATGGAGGCGACGACCGGCCGGATGTTGATCAGGGTCTGCGGCGTGATCGCCTCGACGTCCTGAGTCGTCATGCGCTCGCGGACGACGCGCTCCATACGAGCCAGACCCGTGCGGACCTGGTTCTGGATGAGCTCGCCGACGTTACGCAGACGACGGTTGCCGAAGTGGTCGATGTCGTCGGTCTCGACGACGATCGAGGTGCCGTTGTCACCAACGGTCTCGGTCTCACCGGCGTGCAGCTTCACCAGGTACTTGATCGACGAGATGATGTCCTCGACGGTCAGGATCCCGGCGTCGAGCGGGGCGTCGCTGCCCAGCTTCTTGTTGACCTTGTACCGGCCGACCTTGGCGAGGTCGTAGCGCTTCGGGTTGAAGTAGAGGTTCTCCAGAAGCGTCTGCGCGGCCTCGCGGGTCGGCGGTTCGCCCGGACGCAGCTTGCGGTAGATGTCGAGCAGCGCGTCGTCCTGGCCCTGGGTGTGGTCCTTCTCCAGGGTGGCGCGCATGGACTCGTACTCGCCGAACTCCTCGAGGATCCGCTCGGTGGTCCAACCGAGGGCCTTCAGGAGAACGGTGACGGACTGCTTGCGCTTGCGGTCGATGCGGACACCGACCATGTCGCGCTTGTCGATCTCCATCTCCAGCCAGGCACCCCGGGACGGGATGACCTTGGCGGAGAAGATGTCCTTGTCGGACGTCTTGTCGATGGAGGAGTCGAAGTAGACACCCGGCGAGCGGACCAGCTGCGACACGACGACACGCTCGGTGCCGTTGATGACGAAGGTGCCCTTGTTGGTCATGAGCGGGAAGTCGCCCATGAAGACCGTCTGGGACTTGATCTCGCCGGTCTCGTTGTTGGTGAACTCGGCGGTGACGAAGAGCGGGGCCGCGAACGTGAAGTCACGGTCCTTGCACTCGTCGATGGAGTTCTTCGGGGGCTCGAAGCGATGGTCGCGGAACGTCAGGGACATCGACCCGCTGAAGTCCTCGATCGGGGAGATCTCCTCGAAGATCTCCTCCAGACCGGACTTGGTGGGGACGTCCTGTCCGCTGTCCAGAGCCGCCTCGACACGAGCCTTCCACGCGTCGTTGCCGAGCAGCCAGTCGAAGCTCTCGGTTTGCAGCGCAAGAAGGTTCGGAACCTCGAGGGGCTCCTTGATCTTTGCAAAGGAGATGCGCAGCGGGGCGGTGCTGGCGCCGTTGTTCGTATTCGCGGTCGAGGCAGTGCGCGAGGCGGCCAAGAGGGGGTCCTTCCGAGGGCTCGGACTCACTACGCGCGTACCGGTCCCATGTCGGACACAGCATCGGGCCTTTCTCTGTCCGGCCGGATAAGGCCAGGTCAGAGATGATCCGATCGTCGATGCTCCAGCATGGGTATGCCCCTGGTGACGGGCAGGAGGCAGCTAACAGGCAGCGCAAAGGGTCAGTGTAGCCACTCGGCCCACTGATGTCCAGTCCCGGTTTTTGAGACCCTTTTCGTCGTCCTCAACACCTGCCGCAAGCCATGCCCTCGATGCACATCGATACTGCCCTCTTCGCCGCCGATCCATGCCTCGGATACGGATCGTTGTGACGACGCGTCCTGAGAATTGCGCGCTGCGTGCGGTTCGTCAAGGCCCCCCAGGCCCAAAGCGTGTGCCGCGATCGTCACGTCCGGCCCGTCCCGCAACCCGTCTCTCTGCCTGTCACAGGGCCGCGGGGGGCACAACGAAGATCACCATACCCGCCGTGACCTGCAGTGCAAGGCAGCCGCTTCGGGACCCCCGGCAACGCCGAAGAGCGACCACCCAGTTGGGTGATCGCTCTTCGGTGCGTCAGCGTTACAGCGCTACGAGAGCGGCTGTGGCAGCTTCACAGGAGCCCTTGAGAGGCTCGTCGAGTTACTTGACCTCGACGGAGGCGCCGGCGCCCTTGAGGGACTCGGCAGCCTTCTCGGCGGCCTCCTTGGCGACCTTCTCGAGGACCGGCTTCGGAGCGCCGTCGACGAGGTCCTTGGCCTCCTTCAGACCCAGCGAGGTGAGCTCACGCACGACCTTGATGACCTGGATCTTCTTCTCGCCGGCACCCGTGAGGATGACGTCGAACTCGTCCTGCTCCTCAGCGGCCTCGGCGGCGGCGGCGGGGCCGGCCGGGGCAGCGGCGACCGCGGCGGCGGCGGTGACGTCGAACTTCTCCTCGAAGGCCTTCACGAACTCGGAGAGCTCGATGAGGGTGAGGTTCTCGAACTGCGCGAGCAGCTCTTCCTGGGACAGCTTCGCCATGATGGCGTCCTTCCACTCATTCGGCAGGTGCCGGTATGTACTGGTGAGGCGGGCGTACGTTCGGCCCGCTGCGACCGTCGCCTCAGGCGGCGGTCAATGCGCGAGCCGAATTACTCGGCACCGCCCTGCTCGGCCTGCTTGGCACGAAGCGCCTCCGCGGTGCGGACGAACTTCGAGGGGAGCGCCTGGAAGAGCTGAGCAGTCTGCGTCTGCTTGCCCTTGAAGGCACCCGCCAGCTTGGCGAGCAGAACCTCGCGGGACTCGAGGTCCGCAAGCTTCTTGATCTCGTCGGCGGACAGCGCCTTGCCGTCAAGGACACCGCCCTTGATGACGAGGTTCGGGTTGTCCTTGGCGAAGTCACGAAGACCCTTCGCCGACGTCACCGGGTCACCGGTGATGAAGGCGACCGCCGTCGGACCGTTGAAAAGGTCGTCGAGCGTAGAGATCCCGGCCTCGTTGGCCGCAATCTTGGTCAGCGTGTTCTTCACCACGGCGTACTGGGCGTCTTCACCGAGCGAACGACGCAGCGTCTTGAGCTGCGCCACGGTGAGACCCCGGTACTCGGTCAGCACAGCGGCGTTCGAGCTGCGGAACTGGTCCGCGAGCTCGGCTACCGCGGCAGCCTTGTCGGGCCTTGCCATAAGCGTGGCCTCCTTCCGGGTGATGAGGACCGCTCAGAAGGGGCCGACAAAACAAAACGCCCCGGCGCAAGCGCACGGGGCGTAGCTCTACCGGATGATCCGCACGCGTGGCAGCGGGTTCCGGGAACATATTCCACGAACACCTACGCGGGTCGTCCGCAGTTTCAGCGGATCCTTCGGCCACCACGCCCTCTTGCGAGAACGAGGCAACGACCAGCGGTCTTTGGCTTCTCGTGGAGAGTACGTGAAACGAACTCCGCGAAGCAAATCCGGCCGAACGGCCCAGTGACACCGGGCGCCGGCCGGACCCGCCCACGCGGATCAGCCCGCCTGGGCGCCCTTCATCATCTCGGCGAGATCGGCGGTGTCCTTGGCCGGCGGGGCCTTCACGGTCACCGGCTTGTTGTAGTCGAGGAAGGTGACGGTCATGTCGAGCGGACCCTTGTCGGCGGTCCCCCGCATGCGGAACTGCTTGGTGCGGCTCTCGCCGTCGATCCAGGCGTCCATCGTGAACCCGTCGAGGCCCATCTTCTCGTACTGCTCGAGGCTCTTCTCGCGCTGCTCGCGGGTGGCCTTCTTCTCGCCCTTCAGCGTCTTGCGGAGGCCGGCGAGGGTGATCGACCCCTTGTAGTGCGTGGTCTTCACGCCCTCGACGGTCTCGGTGCCGACCTTCTTCACGTTCTTCGAGCCGGTGAGGAAGGTGGACTCGGCCGCCGGGTTCTTGTCGGCCTCGCCGCCGCCGAGCTGGTCAGCGTTCATTCCCTTGTCGGCGCCGAGCGCGGACATGTCGAACTTGATCCAGCTCTTGCCGTCCATCTCCTTGGCGGCCTGCGCGCCGCCGCCTATGTACATCGCGCCGTCCACCAGGCGCATCTCGACCGGGCCGTCGGCGCCCGAGCCCGCGGCCGTCATCTTCATGCTCATGGCCAGCGGCTTCATGCTCATCGACGCCTCGGCGGTGACCTTCCCCTCCTCCGGGACCGTGCCGGCCATCCGGTAGTGCAGGGAGGTGATGTCGTCGGTGTTCTTCGCCGCCTTCGCCACGGCCGCGGCGGGCGACATCTCCGGCGACTGGTCGGTGCCCTGGGAACAGGCCACCGCTCCCCCGCCCAGGACCAGGGCCGCGAGGGCCGCGCCGGTCGCTCCGCGTCGTACCGAGGTGTGCACAGCAGGTCTCATGATTCCCCCCAGGAAACAGATGAGTGATTCACAGATTCAGATGCGGCATGAACATACCTGAGGGCTCGGACAAGATCCTCAGAGTTTCCGGCGCCCCGGACGGCGGGCGCGCTGCCGCGCGAGACCGCCTCCGGACCGCTGCGCGGGCGGACCGGAGGCGTGGCCTCCGGAGGTCAGGACGTGGCGCCTCCGGCGGCTCCCTGGGCCTTCAGGAGGTCCTTGAAGTCGGCGGTGTCGGAGGTCGGGGGCTTCTCGGCGGAGACCTTCGTCCCGTAGTCGCTGTAGTACGCCGTCGACGTCATGGTGCCGCTCGTCAGCTCGCCCTTCTCGACCTTCTTGACGAGCAGGTCGTCGCCGTCCACCCAGATGTCGACCTTCTCGGTGCTGACGCCGGCCGTGGTGAGCTGCTTCTTGAGATCGGCGAGCTGGCCGGCGCTGAGGTGGGACGACCTGGTCGCGAGGTCGGCCACGTCGACCGTGCCGGAGTAGTGCGTGGTCCGCCGGCCGCGCACGGTCTCCGGGCCGACCTTCCGTACGTCCCCGGAGGCGAGCAGGAGCTTCACCGACTGGTTCGGCGTGGTGTTCTGCATCTGGTCCTTCAGATACGCGCCCGAGCTGCCGCCGAACTGGGCGAGGTCGTCGTACGCGTACCGGATCCAGTGCTTGCCGCCCGACTGCCGGGCGAACGTGTCGCTCATCCGCGCGTAGTACGCGTCGGAGAGATACCGCGCCTGCATCGAGGTGCTGCCGGTCCGCCGCATGGTGTCGGCGAGCGTGCCACCCGTGTAGGTGATGGTCATCGTGCCGGTGAGGCCGTCCGCCCAGCCCATGACGCCGTCGGCCTTCATGTCCATCAGCGTGCCCATGGACGTCGTGGACTCGACCTTCGCGGAGTCCGCGCCGTCGGTGGACCGCTCCGCCGAGCGGAGCGCCGCTATGGGGCTCAGGCGGGTGGTGCCCTTGTGGACCGCCTTGTCGTCCTTGCCGGAACTCCCGGACACATCCGAGGAGTTGCAGGCGGTCAGGCCCCCGAGCGCGGCGGTCAGCGCGATCGAGAGGCTCACCCTGCGCACGATGGTGCTCTTCATTCGTCCCCACCCCTGTGTGATTCCTGTGACCGCACGCTAGCGCGGGCCACTGACGCACGTGTCCGGAATCCCGCCGGGCGCTCGCCGCGGAAGGGCTCCGGACATGAGGACGGGCCCCGCACCTCGAAAGGTTGCGGGGCCCGTCTCAGATTCGCGTGCGCGACGCGGTCACCGGGGTGAGCGGAGGGCTCAGACGGCGGCCGGGTCCTCCTCGACGAGGAGGTTGCGGGTGCGGTTGGGGTCGACCGGGACGCCGGGGCCGATCGTCGAGCTGAGAGCGGCCTTCTTGATGTAGCGACCCTTGGCGGCCGACGGCTTCAGACGAAGGATCTCGTCGAGGGCGGCGCCGTAGTTCTCCACCAGCTGGGTGTCGTCGAAGGACACCTTGCCGATGATGAAGTGCAGGTTCGAGTGCTTGTCGACGCGGAACTCGATCTTGCCACCCTTGATCTCGGTGACAGCCTTGGCGACGTCGGGGGTCACGGTGCCGGTCTTGGGGTTCGGCATGAGACCACGGGGACCGAGCACGCGGCCGAGGCGGCCGACCTTGCCCATGAGGTCCGGGGTGGCGACGACGGCGTCGAAGTCCAGACGGCCCTTCGCGACCTCGTCGATCAGTTCGTCGGAGCCGACGATGTCGGCGCCAGCGGCCTCCGCGGCCGCAGCACGGTCACCGGTCGCGAAGACCAGGACCCGGGCGGTCTTGCCGGTGCCGTGCGGCAGGTTCACGGTGCCACGGACCATCTGGTCGGCCTTGCGCGGGTCGACACCCAGGCGGAAGGCGACCTCGACGGTGCCGTCGAACTTGCTCGTGGAGGTCTCCTTGGCGAGACGGACGGCCTCGAGCGGGGCGTAGAGCTTCTCCCGGTCGATCTTGGCGTCCGCAGCGCGGAGAGACTTGCTGCGCTTGCTCACTACTGCTCCTGATGTGTTCTGAGGAGTCGTGGTGTGGGCCGAGCAGGCCCTGCCACGTGCGGCCGGAGCCGCAGATTTCCTACGAAGGTGGGTGTCAGCCCTCGACCGTGATGCCCATGGAACGGGCGGTGCCGGCGATGATCTTCGACGCGGCGTCCAGGTCGTTGGCGTTGAGGTCGGGCATCTTGGTCGTGGCGATCTCACGGACCTGCGCCTGGCTGATCTTGGCGACCTTGGTCTTGTGGGGCTCGCCGGAGCCCTTCTCGACACCCGCGGCCTTGAGGATCATCTTGGCGGCCGGCGGAGTCTTGGTGATGAAGGTGAAGGAGCGGTCCTCGTAGACCGTGATCTCCACCGGGATCACCCAGCCACGCTGCGACTCGGTCGCGGCGTTGTAGGCCTTGCAGAACTCCATGATGTTGACGCCGTGCTGACCCAGCGCGGGGCCGACCGGCGGGGCCGGGTTCGCCGCACCGGCGTTGATCTGGAGCTTGATGAGCCCCGTGACCTTCTTCTTCTTGGGAGGCATTCCGGGTCCTCTTTCGTTTTCGCCTTCCTACGTCCGAGTCGCCCCGGACGGCTGCCCCCAGTCGGACCAATGATCCGGATGGAGGCATACCGCACAACGATAACGGGTATCCATGCGCGGCTAAAAACCGAGCAGGTCAGACAGGCTGCGAGAGCCCGTCTGACCTGTTCGGAAGACGTACGTCCAGAAGCTGCTAGTTCTTCTGGATCTGGTCGAAGGAGAGCTCGACCGGAGTCTCGCGACCGAAGATCTCGACGAGGCCCTTGACCTTCTTCGAGTCGGCGTTGATCTCGTTGATCGTGGCCTGCAGCGTGGCGAACGGGCCGTCGGTGACGGTGACCGAGTCGCCGACCTCGAAGTCCAGGACCTGGACCTCGACCTTGCGCTGCGGCGCGGGCTTGCCCTCGGCCTCGGCAGCCTCGCGGGCCGCCTTCTCCTCGGCCTCCGGAGCGAGCATCTTGACGATCTCGTCCAGGGTCAGCGGGTACGGGTCGTAGGCGTTGCCCACGAAGCCGGTGACGCCGGGGGTGTTGCGAACGACGCCCCAGGACTCGTTCGTCAGGTCCATGCGGACCAGGACGTAGCCCGGGAGCTTGTTCTGCTTGATGGTCTTGCGCTCGCCGTTCTTGATCTGCGCGACTTCTTCCTGCGGCACCTCGGCCTGGAAGATGAAGTCCTCGACGTTCAGCGAGACGGCACGCTGCTCGAGGTTGGTCTTCACGCGGTTCTCGTAACCGGCGTACGTGTGGATGACGTACCACTCGCCGGGGAGCGTGCGCAGCTCCTCGCGCAGGGCGGTCACGGGGTCGACGGGCTCGGCCTCTTCTTCGGCCTCGGCCTCGGCGGCTTCCTCGGACTCGTCGGCGGCGACGGCCTCGGCGGGCACGTCCTCGTCCGCGACGTCCTCACCGGACTCGTCCTCGACGTGCAGGGCCGCGTCCTCGGCGGGCTCGCCGGCGGCGGCATCGGCAGCCTCGAACTCGTCCACGACGTCCGCTCCCTCGACGACCTCGAGTTCGTCGTCAACGGACTCGACCGACTCGGAGGCGTCGTTCAGGTTCGGGTCAGACACGGTGGCTGCTTCTTCCTGGATACATGGGGGTGGAACGCGCGAAAGGGGCGCCGGTGACGGCGCCCTTCGCTCTCGGCTCAGCCGAAGACGTACTTGGCGGCGTGGTTGAGCCCATAGTCAATCACGGTCACCAGGCCGATCATGATGACGACGAAGACAATCACCACGGTGGTGTACGTCGTGAGCTGGTTGCGAGTCGGCCAGACGACCTTGCGGAGCTCCGCGACGATCTGGCGGTAGAAGGTGGCAAGGCGCTTCAGCGGGCCCTTCTTGGCACGCTTACCGCCCTTGCGGGGCTTCTTGGACTCGGGCGCCTCGGCATCAGGCATGTCGATGGAGCCCACGGCGTCCGTCACTCGTCCTCACCTGATTCCGGGTCGTGGCCGTGCCGCGCCCGGTTGAGCCGCACGGCGGTGCAATGCAGTACGTACATGCGCACACATCCTGGCGAAAGGTGTGTGAAGCAGGGCCGGAGGGACTTGAACCCCCAACCGCTGGTTTTGGAGACCAGTGCTCTACCAATTGAGCTACGACCCTTTGATTTCCCCCAACGTACCGCATCCGCCCGGGTGCTCGGTGGCATCGGTTGGGTGCGGCCGGTGAAGGCCAACGAGGTGAGAGTGTACGTGCTCCTGAGCCGGGCGTCGAACAGAAAGTGTCCGCACGTGCCGCCTCCGCTGAAGATCCACTGGTGGGGCCCGGAGAAGCGGACGGATGTTCTGTCGCTGTTCAGTCTGTGAAACCCGCGTGCCGGGGGCGTTTCCGGTCTGAAACGATGGGTGCCATGAGCGCTGCAACCCCTCCCACCGAGCGCCGGGTCTCCGCCCGAGTCGGCTCGATCTCCGAGTCCGCCACTCTCGCCGTGGACGCCAAGGCCAAGGCCCTCAAGGCCGCCGGACGTCCGGTGATCGGCTTCGGCGCCGGTGAGCCGGACTTCCCGACCCCCGACTACATCGTGCAGGCGGCCATCGAAGCCTGCTCGAACCCCAAGTACCACCGCTACACCCCGGCCGGCGGGCTCCCCGAGCTGAAGGCCGCCATCGCCGCGAAGACCCTGCGCGACTCGGGCTACGAGGTGGAGGCCGCCCAGGTCCTCGTCACCAACGGCGGCAAGCAGGCCATCTACGAGGCCTTCGCCGCGATCCTCGACCCGGGCGACGAGGTCATCGTCCCCGCGCCGTACTGGACGACCTACCCGGAGTCCATCCGTCTCGCCGGCGGTGTCCCGGTGGACGTCGTCGCCGACGAGACCACCGGCTACCGCGTCTCGGTCGAGCAGCTGGAGGCCGCCCGCACCGAGAACACCAAGGTGCTGCTCTTCGTCTCGCCGTCCAACCCGACGGGCGCGGTCTACACCCGCGAGCAGATCGAGGAGATCGGCCGCTGGGCCGCCGAGAAGGGCCTGTGGGTCCTGACCGACGAGATCTACGAGCACCTGGTCTACGGCGACGCGGAGTTCCACTCCCTGCCCGTCGTGGTGCCCGAGCTGCGCGACAAGTGCATCGTCGTGAACGGCGTCGCCAAGACGTACGCGATGACCGGCTGGCGTGTGGGCTGGGTCATCGGCCCGAAGGACGTCATCAAGGCCGCGACCAACCTGCAGTCGCACGCCACGTCCAACGTCTCGAACGTGGCCCAGGTCGCCGCGCTCGCCGCCGTCTCGGGCGACCTCACGGCCGTCGCGAAGATGCGCGAGGCCTTCGACCGCCGCCGCAAGACCATCGTCCGCATGCTGAACGAGATCGACGGCGTGCTCTGCCCCGAGCCCGAGGGCGCGTTCTACGCGTACCCGTCGGTGAAGGCACTGCTCGGCAAGGAGATCCGCGGCAAGCGCCCCGCGGACACGGTCGAGCTGGCCGCGCTGATCCTGGAGGAGGCCGAGGTCGCGGTCGTCCCGGGCGAGGCCTTCGGTACGCCGGGCTACCTGCGGCTGTCGTACGCCCTGGGTGACGAGGACCTCGTCGAGGGCGTCAGCCGGATCCAGAAGCTGCTCGCCGAGGCGACGGCCTGACACCTCCCTCGTCCGCCGGTGCCCCTGGGAGCACCGGCGGACACCACGCTCCACGCGCACGTGCGGGGGCCGACCACCCACCCGGTGGCCGGCCCCCGTTTCTTCGTTCGGGCAAGCCCCCGATCAGGGAAAGCGCTACCGGCACGCCATCCGCGTGCGGCAAGATCCTGGGATGGAGCGCGTACGTGATGTAAGTGAACTGCCGAAGGCCCATCTGCACCTGCACTTCACCGGGTCGATGCGGTCCACGACCCTGCTGGAACTGGCCGACAAGTACGGCGTACGACTGCCGGACGCGCTGACCAGCGGGGAACCGCCGAAGCTGCGGGCGACCGACGAGCGCGGCTGGTTCCGCTTCCAGCGCCTGTACGACGCCGCCCGGTCCTGCCTGAGAGAGCCCGAGGACATCCAGCGGCTGGTCCGCGAGGCCGCCGAGGAGGACATCAAGGACGGCTCCGGGTGGCTGGAGATCCAGGTCGACCCGACGTCGTACGCCCCCCGGCTCGGCGGTCTGATCCCGGCCCTGGAGGTCATCCTCGACGCGGTCGACTCGGCCGTGCGGGACACCGGGCTCGGGATGCGCGTCCTGGTGGCCGCGAACCGGATGAAGCACCCGCTGGACGCCCGGACGCTGGCCCGGCTCGCCGTGCGGTACGCGGACCGCGGGATCGTCGGCTTCGGGCTCTCCAACGACGAACGGCGGGGCATGGCGCGGGACTTCGACCGCGCCTTCGCGATCGCGCGGGAGGGCGGGCTGCTCGCCGCGCCGCACGGCGGGGAGCTGACCGGGCCCGCCTCCGTCCGCGACTGCCTGGACGACCTGCACGCCTCCCGGATCGGCCACGGGGTGCGGGCCGCCGAGGACCCCCGTCTGCTGAAGCGTCTGGCCGACCGCGGAGTGACCTGTGAGGTCTGCCCCGCGTCGAACGTCGCACTGGGCGTCTACGAGAAGGCGGCCGACGTACCCCTGAGGACTCTGTTCGAAGCGGGGGTCCCGATGGCCCTCGGCGCCGACGACCCGCTGCTCTTCGGATCACGGCTCGCCGCCCAGTACGAGATCGCGCGGCGCCACCACGCCTTCACGGACGCGGAGCTGGCCGAGCTGGCCCGGCAGTCGATCCGCGCCTCGGCGGCACCGGAGGACATGCGCGCGAAGCTGCTGTCCGGCGTCGACGACTGGCTGACCTCCTAGATCGGCCGGGTCACCGGCCGACCGGCGCGATCCCGGTGAGCAGGGTGCGGGCGAGCCCCGGCGCGAAGGTGTCGAGCGGTGGGGCCGTGCCGTCCTGGGTCGCGTCGTAGGCGAAAGCGCGCTGCGCGCAGGCGCCGAGGAGGAGCGAGGCGGCGGCGTAGGTGTCGGCGCCGGGCTGGACCCGCCCGGCGTCCTGCTCCGCGCGCAGATACGCGGCGACACCCCGGATCGGCATGTGGGGCCCGGCTCCCATGGCCCGCATCGCCTCGTCGTGACGGCGCTTGAGCTGGGTCTCCGCGTACAGGGAGGCGGCGATCGGGAAGCTCTGCTCGTAGAAGAGGGCCGCCTGGCGGGCGATCGCGGTGAGGTTCTCCTCCAGGGAGTGCTGCTCCGGTTCGGCGGTCAGCCGCTCCAGCAGCGGGCCGAGCCGGGGCAGGCGCTCCTGCAGGACGCGGATGAACAGCTCTTCCTTGCTCGCGAAGTACTTGTAGAGGGCCGCTTCGGAACAGCCGGCCGCCTTCGCGATCTCCTTGGTGGTGGCACGGGAGAGTCCGAGGGTGAGCATGAGCTCGTGCGCCGCGTCGAGGATGCGGATCCTGGCCGGCTTCGACCGCTCGGGCTCGGCGGCGGATGTCTGCTGCATGGGGCCCAAGGATTCCACGGCGTGTCCTCGCGGGGTTGACGGGTGGGTGAGTACTTACTCACTCTAGAAGGAGCAGAGGTGAGTGAACACTCACCCACCTCACTCGTCCATCCCGTCCACCCGCTGGGAGCAGGTCATGAAACTCACCGTTCTCGGTGCCACCGGAGGCATCGGCCAGGAGATCGTCCGTCAGGCCCTGGGCTCGGGCCACCAGGTCACAGCCGTCGTGCGGGATCCCGCACGCCTCACGGTCACCGGCGCCGGTCTGGAGGTGTTCCGCACCGACCTCACCGACCCCGAGGCGCTGCGGCCCGCCGTCGCGGGCCGGGACGCGGTGCTGTCGGGTCTCGGCGCGCGCCGCCGCAAGGACGCCGGGGTCGCCTCACGGCTGACCCGTACGGTGCTGGGCGCCATGGAGGCGGAGCAGACCCGGCGGCTGCTGGTGGTCAGCGCGAGCCCGGTCGGCCCGGCGGCAGCGGAGGACGGGTTCGTCGACCGCGCCATGCGGGGGATGATCTCGTCGCTCCTGAAGGACGTGTACGCCGACCTGAGGGAGATGGAGGCCGCACTGGCCGCGAGCGCCACGGACTGGACCACCGTCCGCCCGCCCCGCCTCCAGGACAAGCCGGTGACCGGCTCCTACCGCACGGCCGTCGGCGGATTCCCGGCCCGGGGCCGCTTCATCGGACGCGCCGACGTGGCCCACGCGATGCTGGCGATGACCGACGACCCGGCGACGGTGAAGCAGGGCGTGGGCATCGCCTACTAGGCACCCCCGTGGGACCGCCGTCAGGAGACCGTCGCCGTCGGAGACCGTCGGCGGCAGCGAACCTCGGTGTCAGAGCGCCTCGGTGTCGGAGAGCCTTGGTGTCAGAGGCT
The window above is part of the Streptomyces sp. NBC_01428 genome. Proteins encoded here:
- a CDS encoding adenosine deaminase, which encodes MERVRDVSELPKAHLHLHFTGSMRSTTLLELADKYGVRLPDALTSGEPPKLRATDERGWFRFQRLYDAARSCLREPEDIQRLVREAAEEDIKDGSGWLEIQVDPTSYAPRLGGLIPALEVILDAVDSAVRDTGLGMRVLVAANRMKHPLDARTLARLAVRYADRGIVGFGLSNDERRGMARDFDRAFAIAREGGLLAAPHGGELTGPASVRDCLDDLHASRIGHGVRAAEDPRLLKRLADRGVTCEVCPASNVALGVYEKAADVPLRTLFEAGVPMALGADDPLLFGSRLAAQYEIARRHHAFTDAELAELARQSIRASAAPEDMRAKLLSGVDDWLTS
- the nusG gene encoding transcription termination/antitermination protein NusG; translation: MSDPNLNDASESVESVDDELEVVEGADVVDEFEAADAAAGEPAEDAALHVEDESGEDVADEDVPAEAVAADESEEAAEAEAEEEAEPVDPVTALREELRTLPGEWYVIHTYAGYENRVKTNLEQRAVSLNVEDFIFQAEVPQEEVAQIKNGERKTIKQNKLPGYVLVRMDLTNESWGVVRNTPGVTGFVGNAYDPYPLTLDEIVKMLAPEAEEKAAREAAEAEGKPAPQRKVEVQVLDFEVGDSVTVTDGPFATLQATINEINADSKKVKGLVEIFGRETPVELSFDQIQKN
- the secE gene encoding preprotein translocase subunit SecE, producing the protein MTDAVGSIDMPDAEAPESKKPRKGGKRAKKGPLKRLATFYRQIVAELRKVVWPTRNQLTTYTTVVIVFVVIMIGLVTVIDYGLNHAAKYVFG
- a CDS encoding NAD(P)-dependent oxidoreductase, which translates into the protein MKLTVLGATGGIGQEIVRQALGSGHQVTAVVRDPARLTVTGAGLEVFRTDLTDPEALRPAVAGRDAVLSGLGARRRKDAGVASRLTRTVLGAMEAEQTRRLLVVSASPVGPAAAEDGFVDRAMRGMISSLLKDVYADLREMEAALAASATDWTTVRPPRLQDKPVTGSYRTAVGGFPARGRFIGRADVAHAMLAMTDDPATVKQGVGIAY
- a CDS encoding TetR/AcrR family transcriptional regulator; protein product: MQQTSAAEPERSKPARIRILDAAHELMLTLGLSRATTKEIAKAAGCSEAALYKYFASKEELFIRVLQERLPRLGPLLERLTAEPEQHSLEENLTAIARQAALFYEQSFPIAASLYAETQLKRRHDEAMRAMGAGPHMPIRGVAAYLRAEQDAGRVQPGADTYAAASLLLGACAQRAFAYDATQDGTAPPLDTFAPGLARTLLTGIAPVGR
- a CDS encoding pyridoxal phosphate-dependent aminotransferase, which encodes MSAATPPTERRVSARVGSISESATLAVDAKAKALKAAGRPVIGFGAGEPDFPTPDYIVQAAIEACSNPKYHRYTPAGGLPELKAAIAAKTLRDSGYEVEAAQVLVTNGGKQAIYEAFAAILDPGDEVIVPAPYWTTYPESIRLAGGVPVDVVADETTGYRVSVEQLEAARTENTKVLLFVSPSNPTGAVYTREQIEEIGRWAAEKGLWVLTDEIYEHLVYGDAEFHSLPVVVPELRDKCIVVNGVAKTYAMTGWRVGWVIGPKDVIKAATNLQSHATSNVSNVAQVAALAAVSGDLTAVAKMREAFDRRRKTIVRMLNEIDGVLCPEPEGAFYAYPSVKALLGKEIRGKRPADTVELAALILEEAEVAVVPGEAFGTPGYLRLSYALGDEDLVEGVSRIQKLLAEATA